Genomic window (Phragmites australis chromosome 5, lpPhrAust1.1, whole genome shotgun sequence):
TTTGAAATCTAATTATTTTGTACTTCAGTACTTGAAATGATCTTCATTAGTTCAGGTTTTGATGTAGCTAATTATATACAGCTATCACTCTGCGTTGAAAGATACTTATATGGTCCTGATTTGATTGGGCAGGCTTTTCCTCATGCTGAAACATTTTCCCATCGAGTCAAAAGGGAGGCAACAAAAGCTGAGAGAGGTCGGCAGAGTTGCCGCTATATGTTTCTGTTGTTTCATGGCACGATGTGTAATGGTAAGGATTTATGTTCTCTGATCGTTGTGCGCTTGTGCAAGTTCAACTCTCAACCGCTCATTTAAACTTCTATTGCATATGTTGTGCAGATGTGTTTCAATGCATTCGATAAAGACGCTGACCTTGACGTTCTTGATCATCCTTTCTGCAAAGCATGCTCTACCTTTGTAACTTAGTTCTTCCACTGTTTATACTGAAATGATCTTTTCCAGTTTGGTAACTCCAAATTGATGTCCACTACACTACTATAACTCGATGTTCTACTGTTCTTATCTTCTTGCTCTGCAGCTTGTCGAAATTCTTCCTTCATATCTTGTCTTTTACGTTCTGAGAAGGATTCCTGCAAATATCCGGCgctagttttttcttcttttttccggCAACGAATATATCTTAATCCAACAATTCACCTTCTTCCTTCTATATCCTATCACCAACGCcctattcttcttcttgctttgtcttaGCCACTTCGCCCCCGCGTCACCCACCTCCACAAGTCTTAGGCAACGTCTGGATCTGTCGCCGCACTAACCAATCCATTTCGAGTTCCCTCACCGTCAACCCCACCACCATCCATCTGCCACCCACTACTTTGGCGGCACCACAGTTGCCACACCACAGCCCACCGTTGGTCCGGTCGCCACCATCCTACATCTAACCTCAGAGTCACCGGTGAACCCTGAACCTTAACCCCTCTTCTAAACTTATCGGCATTCATACGGAAGCCTGAATTCGCTTGAAAAATTAACATCAACGTGCAACTGAATGTAGCAGCATCCACTGATGTTCGATCAAACATCCATAAATTTcagtaaaaaaatttgaatgggaaactgctggtgcggatgcggcgccgggcgccgccgccggcccatGAGGCAGAGACGCGGATCTAGCCACCTACCACACCTACCACCAAACCAGCCTGGGTTTCAGTTTTCCTCCACCAAACTCCGCCGTCGCTCTGTTCTTGCCAAACTCAAAAGCCTTCGCAATCTCCGCGGCGCAAcgcaaaccctagccgccaccatGGCCTTCCTTCCCTCTACCGCTGCCATCTCCCTCCGCGCCCACCTCTACCTAggctcctcctcccggcgccGCTCCGTCCTCCCCACTGCCGTCAATTccacagccaactccaactccacATCTCCGCACCCCATCCTTTCCTCCCTCCGCCTCGCGGcctccgccgccgtcctcctcgCGGCCACCGCCCCGGCAATCGCTTGCACCCCGTCCCTGCCCGTGTCCACGCCCCCACCGACCGCACTAACGGCTACGGTCTCCCCTGACGACCCCATCCCCGACGACGACTCCCACCCCTTTGAGAAGCTCATCGCCGAGACTGCCGCGCTCGTCCGCTTCGGCGGTGGGGacctcgcgcgcgcgcgcctctCATCCGCTGCCTTCGGGAGCGACGAGATATGCGCACGCCTCCTCGCGGCGCAGGCGCTGTTCGTGGACGGcaaggtggaggaggcgatcGCCGACTTCGAGGAGCTCGCGCGGGAGGACCCCGGCGACTACCGCCCCCTGTTCTGCCAGGGCATGCTGTACTTCGCTCTGGGCAGGACGGAGGAATCGGTTTCGGTGCTCGTGCGCTGCCGCGAGGTTGCCGGCGGCAAATTCGACCCCGATTTCACAATGGTTTCCTCGCCGGCCGATGCGGCGGTGGCGGACGCGGAATCGGGGTGCAGAGAAGGTGGAGGCAGCGGCGCTTGAGCCGGTGAAGGTGCGAGCGGACTCTGGAGCGGACGCGGGATCTAAATAAGGTAGCATTTTGGTCTCTTCTTGTGAAGGGTAACTACAGATCAGAGCTCATGCTCTGATGATACGGGTAGAGAAAAATTCGAAACGGCGATGCCTGTCTTGCTATTCTGATTCGTAGGATGCGTGTATTAGATGTGCATTTTACATGACCTGATAATAAATTGAAGCGATCATGAGAAGGTGATGCTTTCAAGGGCGAACatgtatttttctctttttgtcaCCGATTAATGTGATAATTTTGTGACCTTGAATGAACTTGGAGACCCCTTTTAAcattcaaatattaagataatagattaaagCGATTGTGAGAAGGTGAATGTGATCGCTTTCAATCTTGATGATGAGCACTTCAATTTGAGTGATAATCTCATTCCTGTTTTCTAGAAGCCCTAGATTTGGTCCTTGTATGCTCAAATTCCCCGCCCCTTCCAGTATCACGATGAATCTGATATAAATTTACCAATCAAGCAATACACTATTCAATGCTTATGTAATTGTGTTTACCTTCTGATGCCTTGCCTGATCTAAAAGCCCACGATCAACCTGCAAGTGGTTAAGCTGTCCTGCATTCGGCTCCAAACTCCGAACAAGCTCTTCATTTTGCCATCAGAAACTGCAGCAAGCGGTGTACTGGATGGCTACTTGCTTGAAAACTACTGTTTTCTCGTCGGAAAAAAAGGAACAGGGAACTGCGGTTTTGAAGATGATGGTTGTGAGAGgtgaaaaatgcaaaaaccccccaaaagtcatttggattttgactttccccctaAAAATTGTTGTTACAAAAAAAAACCCACCAAaagactttgttgcaaaaaacctcccaaaaattcaaaaaaaaatcacaaaacaattttaaaaaaactagagataattctaagaccttatgtgaatttttttttcaaaaataatatcctttgcatcatatttcatgaagaggaagtttagaaagaaaaaaaaagaaaaatgtgcagctcatttattaactcattttattttaactttgtcatgtctatcattatttttcctacacaaataattgtttaagtaaactaataaaagtggtttcactaattttgggggtgttatggattagttatgaattaatctatctgcaacacatttactcaatcctgcacgttacaataactatttcaagatttcatgtatttttagaagatagaggatcatgtaagaagactaaaaaaatttgtttcatgatttttggattagtaaataattaactatgcatttaactcgaattaataaatgagctgtatgtttttcttttttttcaaacttactctccatgcaatatgatgcaaatgatattatttttgaaaacaatttTCTCAaaaagtcttagaattgtctctagtttttttcacaatttttttgtgatttttttaatttttttgaatttttgggagtGTTTTTTAATAAAACCAAACATTTAGagggttttttcaacaaaataatttttgaaggGAAAGTTAAAATCTAAGTGACTTTTGGAggattttgcatttttcccttgtGAGAGAGATTAGCAAGGTAGGATCATTAAATGGGCAAGGAGACTCTGCATTTACTAATATTGGCTCTGGTCGGGCACGACAAGAACTACTGTGATTTAAGTATTTACTAACTATTTTCTCTATCTAAGACTATCTTCAACTATATTCTcttaattttattcttttttcgaTTCCCTTTCCTattcttattctctttattttctctcatctccaacaattttcttttgaggggaatcgcgaagggaaaaaagagagaatcctgtcctgaagggaataaccttgaaaatcccttcgtgacgggaaccttGAAGGAAAATCATTAGAGCAttaaagggaacgaaaatcccgttgTGAAGGAATCTGACCCCGAAGAAAAACCTTTGGAGATAGTGTAATAAATTACTTGTTCAAGTATCAGGTTCCGTACTCAACGGAGCATGTATCATCGAGCTGAGCTCTTTGCAGCCCTGTGTAGATTTGAGCAAAGCTCATACTGCACCGGAGCTCGGCCTGAGTTCCTACAGCCCCACAAATTATGGCTTAATCCCAGGTCATTTTGCTGAAGACAATTTTCACATATTATTTCACTTACTTGTCAGTCAGTTTTTTAGGATGATATTATTTTCATTACTGACAAAGTGCATCACATATTACAAACTTAAAATGATGTGAAATTTTTATTCTGCCTCAGACCAAGAAGGCTTAAACCTAGGAACCATAGGCACGTCTACGTCCACGCGTGGCAACGAAGCCACAGCGTGTCCTGGGCTAAGGCAAACCAGAGCCAAGCCCATGCATGAATACAAACTGGAGCAAGAGAAGCACAGAATTAATTGTTGCGAGACACTGAAACAGAGCACAGTTGAAGACCTGCACGTACGTAGTTGGTGATCCGCACGGGCGCGAGGCGTCACCTCCATCAGTTGATTCAGTTGCGGGTCAGAGAGAGCCCAGATCCTCGCAGCTTCTCCTCCACGACGCCGTCAAGCCTCCCCGCCATTTCCGCCGTCATGTGCGCTTTCCAGTCCCCGACCTCCCCCTTCCGGAAGAAGGCTGAGTTCTTGAACGACCAACTGTCTGTCCCGTGCATCCCGTCCCGGTTGGCCTCGACGCTCCTCATCCGTTCCATGCTGCACAGCGCCACGACAGCCTCGGGGGCGCCtctcgccgcctcctcgtcggtGAACGGGCAGCCGAGGAACTCCGCCAGCCGCCTCACGCTCCCAACGGCGTCCTCCTTCAGGTGCTCGTACCGGAGGAACATCACCTCCTCCGGCCTCGCCACGCTCTCCCAATACTCGGCCATGTGGTCCCACACCGGCCCGAACCCTGTCACACCGTCGCAGTACAGGTCGAACGCCTCGGCGAACGGTGTCACGGAGGACACTGCCGGTTTGATCTCGTTGAGGTAGTGATGGAGCGAGACAAATGCGTCCTTGGGGTCTCGACACAGGTAGACGATGCGGCACCCCGACTCCTGCACGGACGCCGGCAAGGACGATAACGGCGTGTGCACGGCCAAGACGCGCGGAGACGGCATATCTTCGAGGAGCGGACCGGGCGGTGCTGAGCCGTGATTCTCGTAGAGGGAGTGCAGGAACGGCACCAGCTCGTGGGGGCTGGAGATGAGGAGTGGGTGCTGCGCGTCGGCCAGCCCGTGGCGGCCGCGGTGCACGACGCAGAAAGCGAGCGCCTTGAGCCACGTTATGCCGGACTTGGGCATGGAGGCGAGGATGACATCGGTCGGTCGGGCGACGAACGTGTCCCGCATGGCCAGCGTCGGCGCCATCAGATTCTCCGGGTACCAGAAGCCGTCGTACTTCCGGTACGGGAAGCTCCCTTGGCCCAGGAGGGAGGCCGCCAGCTCCTCGTACTTGGCGAAGGCGTTTGGGCATCCGTTCTCGCCGACGACCATCCCGTCGTGGCTTGTTTGTGACTTGCTTTGAGAACAATGGCTGCTGCTCTAACTTGCATATATACACTGCTACAAACTTTTCTTGTGATTTAAGCAGGGTAGGTGGTACCTACCACGTGACGCGAAAAGAAATTATATGAGATCGAGTCTCATAGAAAAACTCCTATCTCTGTATGACACGTGTTTTCTATTTCT
Coding sequences:
- the LOC133917663 gene encoding cytosolic sulfotransferase 15-like; translated protein: MVVGENGCPNAFAKYEELAASLLGQGSFPYRKYDGFWYPENLMAPTLAMRDTFVARPTDVILASMPKSGITWLKALAFCVVHRGRHGLADAQHPLLISSPHELVPFLHSLYENHGSAPPGPLLEDMPSPRVLAVHTPLSSLPASVQESGCRIVYLCRDPKDAFVSLHHYLNEIKPAVSSVTPFAEAFDLYCDGVTGFGPVWDHMAEYWESVARPEEVMFLRYEHLKEDAVGSVRRLAEFLGCPFTDEEAARGAPEAVVALCSMERMRSVEANRDGMHGTDSWSFKNSAFFRKGEVGDWKAHMTAEMAGRLDGVVEEKLRGSGLSLTRN
- the LOC133919522 gene encoding uncharacterized protein LOC133919522, coding for MAFLPSTAAISLRAHLYLGSSSRRRSVLPTAVNSTANSNSTSPHPILSSLRLAASAAVLLAATAPAIACTPSLPVSTPPPTALTATVSPDDPIPDDDSHPFEKLIAETAALVRFGGGDLARARLSSAAFGSDEICARLLAAQALFVDGKVEEAIADFEELAREDPGDYRPLFCQGMLYFALGRTEESVSVLVRCREVAGGKFDPDFTMVSSPADAAVADAESGCREGGGSGA